CGCCGTCCCCGCCGCGGGCACCGCCCGGCGGGCGAACTCCCGCACCCGCGCCCGGTCCGGGACCACCCCGAACAGCGCCGCGCAGTCCCGCTCCAGCCGCTCCAGGTGCAGGTCGAGCCCGCGCACCCGGCCGTCCTCCACCAGCATCGTGGTGAAGTGCCCGTAGTTCGTCAGCGCCAGCACCTGCAACTGCGCCGCCGTCACCGGCCGCCCGTCCAACTCCGCCACCGCGGCTCCTGCGTTCACGCCCCCATCTTGGGGGAGGCCGGGGGCGGTCCGGAAATCGCGTGCCGCCCGCCCGGCGGCGGGCTAGGTTCGCGGGATGACGAAGATCGAGAGCCAGCGCCGTCCCGTCCCGTTCGCCGACGGGGGCGAGCTCGACACCGCGCTCGCCTTCCTGGGCTTCGCCCGGGAGTCCGTGCGGAAGAAGACCGAGGGGCTGGGCGAGGAGGAGCTGCGCCGCGTCCTGGTGCCGACCGGGACGAACCTGCTGGGGCTGGTGCGGCACCTGACGGCGGCCGAGCGCTACTGGTTCGGCCACCACGTGGCGGGCCTGGCCGAGTACGAGGACGTCGACTTCGGCATGGCCGTCCCGGCGGACGTCCCGGCCGACCGGGTGCTGGCCGACTACCGGGAGGCCTGCGCGGACAGCGACGCGATCGTCCGCGCCGCCGCCGGCCCGGACGCCCCGACCGCCACCCCGGTGGGCCCGGAGCCCCGTTCGCTGCGCTGGGTGCTGGCCCACATGACCGGCGAGACCGCCCGGCACGCCGGTCACGCCGACATCCTGCGCGAGCAGCTCGACGGCACCACCGGCCGCTGA
The window above is part of the Kitasatospora sp. NA04385 genome. Proteins encoded here:
- a CDS encoding DinB family protein, with product MTKIESQRRPVPFADGGELDTALAFLGFARESVRKKTEGLGEEELRRVLVPTGTNLLGLVRHLTAAERYWFGHHVAGLAEYEDVDFGMAVPADVPADRVLADYREACADSDAIVRAAAGPDAPTATPVGPEPRSLRWVLAHMTGETARHAGHADILREQLDGTTGR